A segment of the Deltaproteobacteria bacterium genome:
GCGCCTCCTGCTGCCGGACCGCGCCGAGGGCAGCGAGCACCTCGTCCATGCTCTGGAACCGATCCTTCGGGTCGCGCGCCAGGCAGCGACGGACGAGCGCCTCGAAAGCCGCCGCGAGCGGGTCCACGCGGAGGTCGAGCCCGCTTAGCGGCGGGACTGCCTGCTGCTGCTTACGGAGGAGCTCCTCGAACGAGCGCCCCTGGAAGGGGACGCGGCCCGAGAGCGCGTAGTAGAGCACCACGCCGAAGGCGTAGATGTCCGAGCGGTGGTCCACGTCCCGCGTCAGGATCTGCTCGGGCGCCATGTAGCAGGGGGTGCCGACGGGGCTGCCGGGCTCGGTCATCTCCAGCAGGCGGCGCTTGCCGAAGCCCTTGGCCAGGCTGAAGTCCAGGATCTTCACGCGCAGGGTGCCGTCCGGCTGCCCGACGAGGAAGAGGTTCTCCGGCTTCAGGTCGCGGTGCATGAGCCCGGCGCGGTGCACGGCCGACAGCGCGTCGGCCATCTGCGTGGCGAGGGCCAGCGCGTCGTCGATGCCGAGCGGTCCCGAGCGCGTGACGCGCGTGCAGAGGTCCTGTCCCGCGAGGAGCTCCATCACCACGTAGACCAGCGGCGGGTCGTCGTC
Coding sequences within it:
- a CDS encoding serine/threonine protein kinase, which codes for MRSSSGTTAPPPPTSPGASGSALASPAAPAIPAAGFDPQCWIGHVLGTYRILECIGRGGMGVVYRAEHVLLGRPVAIKILLPELARRADMVLRMFREARTVNQIGHPNIIDVVDFVHRTDDDPPLVYVVMELLAGQDLCTRVTRSGPLGIDDALALATQMADALSAVHRAGLMHRDLKPENLFLVGQPDGTLRVKILDFSLAKGFGKRRLLEMTEPGSPVGTPCYMAPEQILTRDVDHRSDIYAFGVVLYYALSGRVPFQGRSFEELLRKQQQAVPPLSGLDLRVDPLAAAFEALVRRCLARDPKDRFQSMDEVLAALGAVRQQEAQVIHRLEPSMIKSRRGDATVYGFSLHRRVTA